The following proteins are encoded in a genomic region of Plasmodium coatneyi strain Hackeri chromosome 2, complete sequence:
- a CDS encoding DNA (Cytosine-5)-methyltransferase-like protein 2, whose protein sequence is MQNIKVLDLYSGIGGLHYSMLQALINCVHQRAEKGTLKGETAKENLPNCANLFNDAFRFISIDLNYLANQTHYHNFEENSIYLKEKKYIDKFFKACQGEGRNHGGTTPEGAHNGGRNNMKEVPFVEDKNYILQTDINNLDENFLDYHKFFILLISNPCQPYTRQNKNFQQINLDELFRKYAYTAAEESPLGEKKEKQKGSSPSPLDKSDHMNNLFTQKCNDVGDTPFKWTNEESDYDKVLGEKTQGQDHFHVDKLNLDEALSTLQIEKDERSRSFIHICNLLKKVKEENLPKYIFIENVRNFELSTSFFYFINSVKKNYNFQTYLLSPLQYGIPNERLRFYCICRRKDKLADLTSWEKIPTGGTTPQYSNSLMPAKCIIPAFENNPNFRPSPKYSFYTPSLVTFLDHNEKYPIECNTSEEINLTNDTLEEHQVPNSTLEKCSSFCFDMIDINRNGNVCCFDGGRYYVDKNEAIKELPNERNLKDIINWNSLHSMCFTSNYGRYINGSGSVLYFSRGRETGCGHAESEHMKKSHMENHPSRDGSCRDDFPHEGHMSEQPNQDKLHHGEIIKQMSIYKNRVRYFTPVEICRLMGYKMHTSRANTDGGENKKNRVGNIYWNMDHINHMCAYTCNVHYCANSHSNTCLFNEGLHLEENPVRGSPNDAVGGGGQSPHGKSQDERTAPCSCHEFKFPPFLTNRQKYKLVGNSVNVIVISLIFQAHDIFGEFLKGGTLPS, encoded by the coding sequence ATGCAAAACATAAAAGTGCTAGACCTTTATAGTGGAATAGGGGGGCTACACTACAGCATGCTACAGGCCTTAATAAATTGCGTCCACCAGAGGGCAGAAAAAGGCACCCTCAAAGGGGAAACTGCAAAAGAGAATCTTCCCAACTGTGCCAACCTCTTCAATGACGCATTTCGGTTCATATCGATAGATCTTAACTACCTAGCGAATCAAACACACTACCACAACTTTGAGGAAAATTCAATCTacctaaaggaaaaaaaatatatcgacaaattttttaaagcatgTCAAGGAGAGGGGCGCAACCATGGGGGAACGACCCCCGAAGGTGCGCACAacggaggaaggaacaacatgaAAGAGGTTCCCTTCGTGGAGGATAAAAATTACATCCTTCAAACGGATATAAACAACCTGGACGAAAACTTTCTCGATTACCACAAATTCTTTATTCTGCTAATATCGAACCCTTGTCAGCCGTACACCAGACAGAACAAGAATTTCCAGCAGATCAATTTGGATGAGTTGTTCAGGAAGTACGCCTACACCGCAGCAGAGGAATCCCCtctgggggaaaaaaaagaaaagcaaaaaggaagttcTCCCTCCCCTTTAGACAAATCCGATCATATGAATAATTTGTTCACCCAAAAGTGTAACGATGTGGGAGACACCCCCTTCAAATggacaaatgaagaaagcgATTACGATAAAgtattgggggaaaaaacccAAGGACAAGACCACTTCCACGTGGATAAGCTAAACCTAGACGAAGCCTTAAGCACGCTGCAAATCGAAAAGGACGAACGGTCAAGAAGTTTCATCCACATTTGCAATTTGCTGAAaaaggtaaaggaagaaaatttgccaaaatatatttttatcgAGAATGTCAGAAATTTTGAATTGtccacttcctttttttatttcataaaTTCAGTTAAGAAGAATTATAATTTCCAGACGTACCTTTTGTCCCCCCTGCAGTATGGCATACCGAATGAGCGTCTTCGTTTTTATTGCATATGTAGGAGGAAGGACAAGTTGGCAGATCTTACATCGTGGGAAAAAATCCCCACTGGTGGGACAACCCCACAGTACAGCAATTCGCTTATGCCAGCCAAGTGCATCATCCCCGCATTTGAAAACAACCCCAATTTTAGGCCTTCCCCAAAATACTCTTTTTACACCCCCAGTTTGGTCACATTCCTGGACCATAATGAAAAGTACCCAATAGAATGCAACACAAGTGAAGAAATAAACTTAACTAATGACACATTGGAGGAACACCAAGTTCCGAACAGTACCTTGGAAAAATGCTCATCCTTTTGTTTTGACATGATCGATATAAACCGAAATGGAAATGTGTGCTGCTTCGATGGGGGTCGTTACTATGTCGACAAGAATGAAGCCATAAAGGAACTCCCAAATGAGAGAAACTTGAAGGACATAATCAACTGGAACAGTTTGCATTCCATGTGCTTCACGTCTAACTATGGGAGGTATATTAACGGATCCGGCTCGGTTCTCTACTTCTCCAGGGGTAGAGAAACGGGATGTGGACATGCAGAGAGTGAGCATATGAAAAAATCCCACATGGAAAATCACCCCTCACGCGACGGCTCCTGCAGGGATGACTTCCCCCACGAGGGTCACATGAGCGAACAACCCAACCAGGATAAACTTCACCACGGAGAAATAATCAAACAAAtgagcatatataaaaacagAGTGCGGTACTTTACCCCCGTAGAGATATGCAGACTGATGGGTTATAAAATGCACACCAGCAGGGCTAATACAGACGGCGgcgaaaacaaaaaaaacagagtCGGAAATATCTACTGGAATATGGACCACATTAACCATATGTGCGCCTACACATGTAATGTGCACTACTGTGCTAATAGCCATAGCAACACTTGTTTGTTCAATGAAGGGCTCCATTTGGAAGAGAATCCGGTGAGAGGATCACCAAATGATGCAgtgggtggtggtggccAATCTCCCCATGGAAAATCCCAAGACGAACGGACAGCACCCTGCTCTTGTCACGAATTTAAATTTCCACCATTTTTGACAAACAGGCAAAAGTACAAATTGGTTGGCAATTCCGTCAATGTCATTGTGAtatctttaatttttcaagCCCACGACATTTTCGGGGAGTTCCTCAAAGGAGGGACCCTTCCCAGCTAA
- a CDS encoding Cysteine desulfurase yields MKLFHLVKSLNIPRRNVLEKLCKCDKTSRGFKVLSNVCSYGGSTNEHTLCDSGGWCVRRRFHSSRGDNLEGCDSVGKKNGEPSADNHSESPPLHVDDVANERDRKKINRFYLDSQATTMIDPRVLDKMMPYMTYIYGNAHSRNHFFGWESEKAVEDARKNILHLINGKNNKEIIFTSGATESNNLALIGICTYYNKRDSKKNHIITSQIEHKCILQTCRYLQTKGFEVTYLKPEPNGIVKLEDIEKNIKENTIMASFIHVNNEIGVVQDIENIGLLCKEKNVIFHTDASQAVGKIPIDVQKMNIDLLSMSGHKLYGPKGVGALYIKRKKPNIRLNALIHGGGQERGLRSGTLPTHLIVGLGEAANLGSIEMNRDHKKMKFFFDYVKNHLMQNLDYIVFNGCQTNRYFGNMNVSFLFVEGESLLMSLNEIALSSGSACTSSTLEPSYVLRSIGISEDIAHTSIRIGFNRFTTFFEVQQLCENLVKSVKRLRSISPLYEMEMEKKSSGDTPHFVWT; encoded by the coding sequence ATGAAGTTATTCCACCTTGTAAAAAGTTTAAACATTCCAAGGAGAAacgttttggaaaaattgtgtaAATGTGACAAGACAAGTAGGGGGTTTAAAGTGCTGTCAAATGTATGCTCCTATGGGGGCAGCACAAACGAACATACGTTGTGCGATAGTGGGGGGTGGTGCGTTCGGAGGAGGTTCCATAGCAGCCGGGGGGACAACCTCGAAGGATGCGACtcagtggggaagaaaaatggggaaccATCAGCAGATAACCACAGTGAGAGCCCCCCCCTCCACGTGGACGACGTTGCAAACGAGCgcgacagaaaaaaaatcaacagGTTTTACCTAGACAGCCAAGCAACCACCATGATAGACCCCAGAGTGCTGGACAAAATGATGCCATACAtgacatacatatatggaaaCGCGCACTCACGTAACCATTTCTTCGGATGGGAATCCGAAAAGGCAGTCGAAGATGCAAGGAAAAACATCCTCCATTTaataaacggaaaaaataataaagaaattatCTTCACCTCCGGTGCAACAGAAAGTAATAACTTAGCACTTATAGGAATATGCACTTACTATAACAAAAGAGATAGCAAAAAAAACCACATAATTACGTCTCAAATTGAGCATAAGTGCATCCTCCAGACGTGTCGATATTTACAAACGAAGGGATTTGAAGTGACTTATTTGAAACCTGAACCCAATGGAATTGTAAAATTAGAAGATAtcgaaaaaaacataaaagagAATACCATAATGGCGTCCTTCATTCATGTAAATAACGAAATTGGAGTCGTACAAGACATTGAAAATATAGGTCTTttgtgtaaagaaaaaaatgtaattttccaCACGGATGCATCCCAAGCGGTAGGTAAAATTCCCATcgatgtgcaaaaaatgaacattgATTTATTGTCCATGTCAGGTCATAAATTATATGGACCCAAAGGAGTCGgagcattatatataaaaaggaaaaagccgAACATAAGACTAAATGCGTTAATACACGGAGGGGGACAAGAAAGGGGACTACGCTCTGGAACTTTACCAACCCATTTAATTGTTGGCTTAGGAGAAGCAGCAAATTTAGGATCCATCGAAATGAACCGTgaccataaaaaaatgaagttctTTTTTGACTATGTAAAAAATCACCTCATGCAAAATTTAGATTATATCGTCTTCAATGGATGCCAAACGAACAGATATTTTGGAAACATGAATGtgtcctttttatttgtggAGGGTGAAAGTTTGTTAATGTCTTTGAACGAAATAGCTCTCAGTTCGGGTTCTGCTTGCACATCTAGCACGTTAGAACCCAGTTACGTATTACGATCCATAGGAATATCAGAAGACATTGCACACACATCCATAAGAATTGGGTTTAATAGATTCACCACCTTTTTCGAAGTGCAGCAGCTCTGCGAAAATTTGGTTAAGTCTGTCAAGAGACTGCGTAGCATCTCTCCGTTGTACGAAATGGAGATGGAGAAAAAGTCCTCCGGTGATACGCCTCATTTTGTGTGGACCTAA